One stretch of Streptococcus australis DNA includes these proteins:
- a CDS encoding Tex family protein: protein MDKKYEKISQDLGVTLKQIDTVLSLTAEGATIPFIARYRKDMTGSLDEVAIKAIIDLDKSLTNLNDRKEAVLAKIQEQGKLTKELEEAILAAEKLADVEELYLPYKEKRRTKATIAREAGLFPLARLILQNVADLEKEAEKFVCEGFATGQETLAGAVAILVEALSEDVNLRAMTYQEVLRHSKITSQVKDESLDEKQVFQIYYDFSETVGNMQGYRTLALNRGEKLGILKVGFEHATDRILAFFAARFKVKNAYIDEVIQQSVKKKVLPAIERRIRTELTEKAEEGAIQLFSDNLRNLLLVAPLKGRVVLGFDPAFRTGAKLAVVDATGKMLTTQVIYPVKPASSRQIEEAKRDLADLIGQYSVEIIAIGNGTASRESEAFVAEVLKDFPEVSYVIVNESGASVYSASELARQEFPELTVEKRSAISIARRLQDPLAELVKIDPKSIGVGQYQHDVSQKKLSESLDFVVDTVVNQVGVNVNTASPALLSHVAGLNKTISENIVKYREEEGKITSRAQIKKVPRLGAKAFEQAAGFLRIPESSNILDNTGVHPENYAAVKELFKRLDIKELNEEAQSKLKSLSVKEMAQELELGPETLKDIIADLLKPGRDFRDSFDAPVLRQDVLDIKDLKVGQKLEGVVRNVVDFGAFVDIGIHEDGLIHISHMSRKFIKHPSQVVSVGDLVTVWVKKIDTEREKVNLSLLAPDETD, encoded by the coding sequence ATGGATAAAAAATATGAAAAAATCTCCCAAGATTTGGGTGTAACGTTAAAGCAAATCGATACCGTTCTAAGTTTGACTGCCGAAGGGGCGACGATTCCCTTTATCGCGCGTTATCGAAAGGATATGACTGGTAGTTTGGATGAGGTGGCGATTAAGGCCATTATAGACTTGGATAAAAGCCTGACTAATCTCAATGACCGCAAGGAAGCTGTCTTGGCTAAGATTCAAGAACAAGGCAAGCTAACAAAGGAATTGGAAGAAGCTATCTTAGCTGCCGAAAAACTAGCAGATGTAGAAGAACTGTATCTTCCATACAAGGAAAAGCGTCGGACCAAGGCAACCATTGCCCGTGAAGCTGGACTCTTCCCTCTTGCGCGCTTGATTTTGCAGAATGTAGCTGACTTAGAGAAAGAGGCTGAGAAGTTTGTCTGTGAAGGATTTGCGACTGGTCAAGAAACTTTGGCTGGTGCAGTTGCTATCTTGGTAGAAGCCTTATCCGAAGATGTCAATCTACGTGCTATGACCTATCAGGAGGTGCTGAGACATTCTAAAATCACTTCGCAGGTCAAGGATGAAAGTCTTGATGAAAAACAAGTTTTTCAGATTTATTACGATTTTTCAGAGACAGTTGGCAACATGCAGGGCTATCGTACCTTAGCACTCAATCGTGGGGAAAAATTAGGCATCTTGAAGGTTGGTTTTGAACATGCGACGGATCGTATCCTAGCTTTCTTTGCTGCTCGTTTCAAGGTGAAAAACGCCTATATTGATGAAGTTATCCAGCAATCTGTTAAGAAAAAAGTCTTGCCTGCTATTGAGCGACGCATTCGGACAGAATTGACTGAGAAGGCAGAAGAAGGAGCTATCCAACTCTTTTCTGACAACCTGCGAAATCTCCTCTTGGTTGCTCCGCTGAAAGGGCGCGTGGTTTTAGGGTTTGACCCTGCCTTTCGTACAGGTGCCAAGCTAGCTGTCGTTGATGCGACGGGGAAAATGCTAACGACCCAAGTCATCTATCCTGTTAAACCAGCATCATCTCGTCAGATTGAAGAAGCCAAGAGAGACTTAGCCGACCTGATCGGTCAGTACAGTGTGGAAATCATTGCCATTGGTAATGGAACGGCCAGTCGCGAAAGTGAGGCCTTTGTGGCGGAAGTTCTTAAAGATTTTCCAGAAGTCAGCTATGTTATCGTCAATGAGAGCGGTGCTTCTGTCTACTCTGCCAGCGAACTTGCGCGTCAGGAATTTCCAGAATTAACCGTTGAAAAACGCTCTGCTATCTCTATCGCTCGTCGTTTGCAAGATCCCCTTGCGGAATTGGTTAAAATCGATCCTAAGTCAATCGGTGTCGGTCAATACCAACACGATGTCAGTCAGAAGAAACTATCTGAGAGTCTGGATTTTGTCGTCGATACGGTGGTCAACCAAGTCGGTGTCAATGTTAACACAGCCAGCCCAGCACTTCTCTCCCACGTAGCTGGACTCAATAAAACCATTTCTGAAAATATCGTCAAATACCGTGAGGAAGAAGGAAAAATCACTTCACGCGCCCAAATCAAGAAGGTTCCTCGTCTCGGTGCCAAAGCCTTTGAGCAGGCTGCTGGTTTCCTCCGTATCCCTGAAAGTAGCAATATTCTTGATAATACTGGAGTTCACCCAGAAAACTATGCTGCCGTTAAGGAACTCTTCAAACGCTTGGACATCAAGGAACTGAATGAAGAGGCCCAAAGCAAACTCAAGTCCCTTTCTGTCAAGGAAATGGCGCAAGAACTAGAACTTGGCCCAGAAACCCTTAAAGATATCATTGCTGATCTTCTCAAACCGGGTCGAGATTTCCGTGATTCTTTTGATGCTCCAGTTCTCCGTCAAGATGTCTTGGATATTAAAGACTTAAAAGTCGGCCAGAAGCTGGAAGGTGTGGTGCGTAACGTCGTTGACTTCGGTGCCTTCGTTGATATCGGGATTCACGAGGACGGTTTGATTCATATTTCCCACATGAGTCGCAAATTTATCAAACACCCTAGCCAAGTGGTGTCCGTCGGAGATTTGGTAACGGTTTGGGTTAAGAAAATCGATACTGAACGTGAAAAAGTCAATCTGTCGCTCCTAGCTCCAGATGAAACTGACTGA
- a CDS encoding coiled-coil domain-containing protein, whose amino-acid sequence MEQEVIEQEQEKFEINISHHDFDEAKEHLKEFAEQSRDDLHFDKVRTHEEFFGFGLDFVEHGVTGKEFNTLVEQVQNYISRFYEDQQKLTEEFGQVYKALEAIDKDYIHAILSSVAAIDHTNKKIQKEQTRIDKTIEKQKATLLALKQFKEKFDEDNKKNFIEEHEEQLSKLDNRIVRLEDTVSTLPLEPVSHTDEIEELRKELKESKEQIQYISNRLLTVFIISGVSIGMFIITLLFMFLR is encoded by the coding sequence ATGGAACAAGAAGTAATTGAGCAAGAGCAGGAAAAATTTGAAATAAATATTAGCCACCATGATTTCGATGAGGCAAAAGAACATCTGAAAGAATTCGCCGAACAAAGTCGAGATGATTTGCATTTTGATAAAGTTAGGACTCATGAAGAATTCTTTGGTTTTGGTCTTGATTTTGTTGAGCATGGAGTTACTGGTAAAGAGTTTAATACTTTAGTAGAACAAGTTCAAAATTACATTTCAAGATTTTATGAAGATCAACAGAAATTAACTGAAGAATTTGGTCAAGTTTATAAAGCTTTAGAAGCTATAGATAAAGATTATATTCATGCAATTCTTTCTTCTGTGGCAGCAATCGACCATACCAATAAGAAAATACAAAAAGAACAAACACGTATTGATAAAACCATTGAAAAACAAAAAGCAACTCTTCTAGCTCTTAAACAATTTAAAGAAAAATTCGATGAAGATAATAAGAAAAATTTCATTGAAGAACATGAGGAACAACTTTCTAAATTAGACAATAGAATCGTAAGATTGGAGGATACGGTAAGCACACTTCCTTTGGAGCCAGTTTCACACACTGATGAGATTGAAGAACTCAGAAAAGAGTTGAAAGAAAGTAAGGAACAAATTCAATATATTTCTAATCGACTCCTTACAGTTTTTATCATATCCGGAGTATCTATTGGAATGTTTATAATCACTTTACTATTTATGTTTTTGAGGTAA
- a CDS encoding permease produces MTIFQSLPPSVLQAGAIFLSIIIEALPFVLIGSLISGWIEVYITPDKVTEFLPRNRWGRIFFGTFIGFLFPSCECGIVPIINRFLEKKVPSYTAVPFLVTAPIINPIVLFATYSAFGNSFKITILRALGSILVALVLGIFLGFFWKESIQKENPIACHEHDFSHLTPARKVFQVFIQAIDEFFDMGRYLALGCLFAAIVQVYVPTRILTSISATPVLAILLLMFLAFLLSLCSEADAFIGASLLSSFGLAPVLAFLVIGPMLDIKNLLMMKHYLKANFIWQFMGIVTLLVLLYSYMIGVML; encoded by the coding sequence ATGACAATTTTCCAATCTCTTCCCCCTAGTGTATTACAAGCGGGAGCTATTTTTCTCTCTATTATCATCGAGGCTCTGCCTTTTGTTCTGATTGGGAGTCTCATTTCAGGCTGGATTGAAGTTTATATCACACCAGATAAAGTCACTGAATTTCTCCCTCGCAATCGTTGGGGGAGGATTTTTTTTGGTACCTTCATCGGCTTTCTCTTTCCCTCTTGTGAGTGTGGAATCGTTCCGATTATCAATCGTTTTTTGGAAAAGAAAGTCCCCAGCTACACGGCCGTTCCCTTTCTGGTGACTGCTCCCATCATCAATCCTATCGTTCTTTTCGCTACCTATTCTGCCTTTGGCAATTCCTTCAAAATTACCATCTTGCGAGCTCTGGGATCGATTTTAGTCGCTTTGGTGCTGGGGATTTTCCTAGGATTTTTCTGGAAGGAATCCATTCAAAAAGAAAACCCTATTGCTTGTCATGAACATGACTTTTCACACTTGACTCCTGCTAGAAAAGTCTTTCAGGTCTTTATACAAGCTATTGACGAGTTTTTCGATATGGGGCGCTATTTAGCCCTTGGCTGTCTCTTTGCAGCTATCGTACAGGTCTATGTCCCGACTCGGATCCTGACCTCTATCAGTGCTACTCCAGTCCTTGCGATCCTCTTGCTCATGTTTCTTGCCTTTCTCCTCTCTCTTTGTAGCGAGGCGGACGCCTTTATCGGTGCTTCTCTCCTCTCGAGCTTTGGCCTAGCACCAGTCCTTGCTTTTCTAGTCATTGGCCCCATGCTTGATATCAAAAATCTCCTCATGATGAAACACTATCTCAAGGCCAACTTCATCTGGCAATTTATGGGCATCGTGACTCTGCTTGTCTTGCTTTATTCTTACATGATAGGGGTGATGCTATGA
- a CDS encoding PspC domain-containing protein produces the protein MNTKFYKMRRNRMVSGVLAGLSDKWNFDVTLVRFLFAIFTVANFGIGVIIYIILASILPTKEDIEAEMYGTGPRKRKEAQAIEDNDGWFW, from the coding sequence ATGAATACAAAATTTTATAAAATGAGACGAAATCGTATGGTGTCAGGAGTTTTAGCTGGTCTATCAGACAAGTGGAATTTTGATGTAACCCTAGTCCGCTTTCTCTTTGCCATTTTTACCGTGGCAAATTTTGGAATTGGTGTGATTATTTACATCATCCTTGCCTCTATCTTACCAACCAAGGAAGACATAGAAGCCGAAATGTACGGAACAGGACCACGCAAACGCAAGGAAGCCCAAGCTATTGAAGACAATGATGGCTGGTTTTGGTGA
- a CDS encoding SPJ_0845 family protein, with amino-acid sequence MAVKFTKTDDLDKMFEEFAKLPDLTQVTFPDDKDKKEKVEKKK; translated from the coding sequence ATGGCTGTTAAATTTACAAAAACTGATGATTTGGACAAGATGTTTGAAGAATTTGCCAAACTTCCTGACTTAACACAGGTCACTTTTCCAGACGACAAAGATAAAAAAGAAAAAGTTGAGAAGAAAAAATAG
- a CDS encoding ATP-dependent DNA helicase, whose product MDKKLKQQTNYVQHFSTRIPWKDNDYTGRIDNNPRYNVAAQVIPNIASTRDLEFEETNKGKSYEQVGSAKMQSWITENAAFMSDTKLELKMNHPYKEGNAKFKHFVETNFEMNPYSFLLRPFAWTLKDNANEKYKYYNFYFDLEKTEQMLTWSSAWVSHGESQKGIFDYFFSGISPHESLIFPYYKQVPFIEDNRRVIGGIGNIVSNIEIYEYESDGSSDEKNYIWETNAAHSIRADGKEGFLMPYFEISEYAKKHPDFDVESVTLFEPVGFRSEFSYAAEWVSYDAAIDVLNQAKIVLKNIAKLQLKEANHEWVNVQLEYVDNQLKSVWNQRGIFPGLGSILSAFGVRYGFDVAKHIDTSVNDLISELKLYFSGDKEIGDEKLDKSLADKEDEFSGLLRDENKTRYFELLSRLNLSVEQAIYAWGKLKTDAAKIIENPYLLYELTRKEKDEHQVTISQIDNAMFVNPLVENKYPFKKPTKMRTESDKRRFRAMVIFVLVQAVSQGHTLLSYDQIVEEINKLPLDNKTDFQTEKIECVLEFLQEGELHVDVENTYIKLKEYQDYKQLVVDIVNSRLETSLSSEQNWRKIIDNQFGKLQENNEENDQLARDEKATALKILESSRISVLLGRAGTGKTSALGIFASSKEIKAGGVLALTPTGKARVQLENAFKKNSVQAEFMTVAQFLIRSEGFCWNTMAYKMPSQPSSSIAKTVIIDESSMLTEDMFGGILKLVDSHAERIIFIGDPNQLPPIGAGRPFVDLIHYLESAYPEKIATLKTEMRQGSGGDDLSFAQIFSNSDSVDKDVIYRIQNNQTDNRLKYIQYNDLDKLEKVFFEELVEITNMTNADDLDGFNKSLGATVGQYTNYPTSEHIENWQILSPTKFIGAGSYYLNNQLHQKYRQDIVDKWNEYPWSNNSPQSVQNIVYGDKVISNVNGEKDYWDGSRGKEYIANGEIGIMSDYPSHYGKKDKNTRWYKFRFGSFEGKVFSYSKDEFGNDNSDSKLELAYALTVHKSQGSSFGKTIVVINGKSSFVTKELLYTAFSRQREKLIVLSDLPIQDLVQYANDWYSDTKQRYTDLFEVPNIIEIEYSKQKRYFEEKLIHKTIGGEMVRSKSEVIVANILDKMKIEYFYEEPLNAGGKIYIPDFTLRYQGKVAYLEHLGMLSDKLYKRRWDEKKANYESVGISENFGNLIITQDGLDGSLDATLIQSKIKEWIENS is encoded by the coding sequence ATGGATAAGAAACTTAAACAACAAACAAACTATGTGCAACACTTTTCAACAAGAATTCCTTGGAAAGATAACGATTATACTGGGCGCATTGACAATAATCCTAGGTATAATGTTGCTGCTCAAGTAATCCCGAACATTGCATCGACACGGGACTTGGAGTTTGAGGAAACGAATAAAGGTAAAAGTTACGAACAAGTTGGTTCAGCAAAAATGCAAAGCTGGATTACAGAGAACGCTGCGTTCATGAGCGACACCAAGCTTGAACTTAAAATGAACCATCCATATAAAGAAGGAAATGCTAAGTTCAAGCATTTCGTAGAAACAAATTTTGAGATGAATCCTTATTCGTTCTTATTACGTCCATTTGCATGGACTTTAAAGGATAATGCTAATGAGAAGTATAAGTATTACAATTTTTATTTTGACTTAGAAAAAACAGAACAAATGCTTACCTGGTCAAGTGCGTGGGTTTCTCATGGAGAATCTCAAAAGGGGATTTTTGATTACTTCTTTTCTGGAATTAGTCCACACGAATCATTAATCTTTCCATATTACAAACAAGTTCCATTTATCGAAGATAATAGGCGTGTAATTGGTGGAATAGGAAATATAGTATCAAATATAGAAATTTATGAGTATGAGTCAGATGGAAGCAGTGACGAAAAAAACTACATTTGGGAGACAAATGCAGCTCATTCAATAAGAGCTGATGGGAAAGAGGGCTTTTTAATGCCATATTTTGAAATTTCAGAGTATGCAAAAAAGCATCCTGATTTTGATGTTGAGAGTGTTACATTGTTTGAACCAGTAGGTTTTAGATCGGAATTTTCATATGCAGCTGAATGGGTCAGCTACGATGCGGCTATAGATGTACTAAATCAAGCGAAAATTGTATTGAAAAATATAGCTAAACTTCAGCTAAAGGAAGCCAATCATGAATGGGTTAATGTTCAACTTGAATATGTAGATAATCAACTGAAAAGCGTCTGGAATCAACGTGGTATATTCCCAGGATTAGGTTCGATTTTATCAGCTTTCGGCGTTAGATACGGTTTCGATGTGGCTAAACATATTGATACTTCTGTCAATGACCTGATTTCTGAATTGAAGCTGTACTTTTCAGGTGATAAAGAAATTGGGGACGAGAAATTAGATAAAAGCTTAGCTGACAAAGAGGATGAGTTTTCTGGTTTGCTAAGAGATGAAAACAAAACACGATATTTTGAGCTTTTGTCTCGATTGAATCTTTCTGTAGAACAAGCTATTTATGCTTGGGGTAAGCTGAAAACTGATGCAGCTAAAATTATTGAAAACCCATATTTATTATACGAACTTACACGAAAAGAAAAGGACGAACATCAAGTTACTATTTCTCAAATCGACAATGCAATGTTTGTGAATCCGTTGGTGGAAAATAAGTATCCTTTTAAGAAACCAACCAAGATGAGAACTGAAAGTGATAAACGCCGATTTAGAGCTATGGTGATATTTGTTTTAGTTCAAGCCGTAAGTCAAGGCCATACTTTACTCAGCTATGATCAAATTGTTGAAGAAATTAACAAATTACCATTAGATAATAAAACGGATTTTCAAACAGAAAAGATTGAATGTGTTCTAGAGTTCTTGCAGGAAGGTGAATTGCACGTTGATGTGGAAAATACTTACATCAAACTGAAAGAATATCAAGATTATAAACAATTGGTAGTCGATATAGTAAATAGCCGTTTAGAAACTAGTTTATCAAGTGAACAAAATTGGAGAAAAATTATTGATAACCAATTTGGAAAGCTCCAAGAAAATAATGAAGAAAATGATCAATTGGCTCGTGATGAAAAAGCAACAGCGTTAAAGATTCTTGAATCATCTAGAATATCTGTCTTATTGGGGAGAGCTGGGACGGGTAAAACATCAGCATTGGGGATTTTTGCTTCTTCAAAAGAAATTAAAGCTGGTGGAGTATTAGCATTGACCCCTACTGGAAAAGCAAGAGTTCAACTTGAGAATGCCTTTAAGAAGAATAGTGTTCAAGCAGAGTTTATGACGGTGGCACAATTTTTAATTCGTTCAGAAGGTTTCTGTTGGAACACAATGGCTTATAAAATGCCAAGCCAACCTAGTTCGAGTATTGCCAAAACAGTGATTATCGATGAAAGTTCGATGCTGACGGAAGATATGTTTGGGGGCATACTTAAGCTTGTTGATTCTCATGCTGAAAGAATCATCTTTATTGGAGATCCAAATCAATTACCCCCAATTGGAGCAGGACGCCCATTTGTCGATTTGATTCATTATTTAGAGAGTGCTTATCCTGAAAAGATCGCGACATTGAAAACGGAGATGAGACAAGGTTCAGGTGGTGATGATTTATCATTTGCCCAAATATTCTCTAATTCGGATTCAGTCGATAAAGATGTAATTTACCGTATTCAAAACAATCAAACAGATAATCGTCTTAAATATATTCAATACAACGATTTAGACAAGTTAGAAAAAGTGTTCTTTGAGGAATTGGTGGAAATTACAAATATGACAAATGCAGATGATCTGGATGGTTTCAATAAAAGTTTGGGAGCTACTGTAGGCCAATATACAAACTATCCAACTAGTGAACATATAGAAAACTGGCAAATCCTATCTCCAACGAAATTTATTGGTGCAGGAAGCTATTATTTGAATAATCAACTTCACCAAAAATATCGTCAAGACATTGTTGATAAATGGAATGAATACCCATGGTCAAATAATAGCCCTCAATCTGTTCAAAATATTGTTTATGGAGACAAAGTCATATCTAATGTAAATGGTGAGAAGGATTACTGGGATGGTTCACGTGGGAAAGAATATATTGCAAACGGTGAAATTGGTATTATGTCAGATTACCCAAGTCACTATGGCAAAAAGGATAAGAATACTCGTTGGTATAAATTCCGTTTTGGATCATTTGAAGGAAAGGTATTTTCATATAGTAAAGATGAATTTGGTAATGATAACAGTGATTCTAAGTTAGAACTTGCTTATGCTCTTACAGTTCACAAATCACAAGGTTCTAGCTTCGGTAAAACCATAGTGGTCATAAATGGAAAAAGTTCATTTGTTACAAAAGAACTTTTGTATACTGCTTTTTCTCGCCAAAGAGAAAAATTAATTGTATTAAGTGATTTGCCAATTCAAGACTTAGTTCAGTATGCTAATGATTGGTATTCGGATACCAAACAACGATATACAGACTTATTTGAAGTTCCAAACATCATTGAAATAGAGTATAGTAAACAAAAACGGTACTTTGAAGAAAAATTGATTCATAAAACAATAGGTGGTGAAATGGTTAGATCAAAGTCAGAAGTAATTGTGGCTAATATTCTTGATAAGATGAAAATTGAGTATTTCTATGAAGAACCATTAAATGCTGGTGGTAAAATTTATATTCCTGATTTTACTCTACGCTATCAGGGCAAAGTAGCTTATTTAGAGCATCTTGGAATGCTAAGTGATAAATTATATAAAAGGCGTTGGGACGAGAAAAAAGCAAATTATGAAAGTGTGGGAATTTCAGAAAATTTTGGAAACTTGATAATTACCCAGGATGGATTAGACGGAAGTTTGGATGCAACGTTAATACAGAGTAAAATTAAAGAATGGATAGAAAATAGTTGA
- a CDS encoding TIGR03943 family putative permease subunit translates to MIRFFILLGYFALTLYLKLSGKLSHYINLHYSYLVYISMVLSLLLALVQFYIWIKKINSHSHMESRRARQISILLLSLPLLIGVAFPTVSLDSRTVSAKGYHFPLAEGIDTAIQASEGTSNQYLKPDTSTYFSKSAYEMEMRATADKYLSQPTIQVTDDNYMEVMEVLYDYPQEFEGKKIEFTGFVYNDPSHPDSQFLFRFGIIHCIADSGVYGLLTKGNSRQYPDNIWITARGTLTLHYHKELKQKLPTLEVESFTKVDKPENPYVYRVF, encoded by the coding sequence ATGATTCGATTTTTCATTCTACTGGGCTATTTTGCTCTGACCCTTTACCTCAAGCTATCTGGAAAGCTTAGTCATTACATCAACCTCCACTATTCCTATCTAGTCTATATCTCCATGGTCCTTTCTCTTCTGTTGGCTCTGGTCCAATTCTACATCTGGATTAAGAAAATCAACTCTCACAGCCATATGGAAAGTCGTCGAGCTAGACAAATCAGCATCCTGTTACTGTCACTACCTCTCTTGATTGGAGTTGCCTTTCCGACAGTAAGTTTGGACTCGAGAACCGTATCTGCCAAAGGCTATCATTTCCCACTTGCTGAGGGAATCGATACAGCTATTCAGGCAAGCGAAGGAACATCCAATCAATACCTCAAACCCGATACCAGTACCTATTTTTCCAAGTCTGCTTATGAAATGGAAATGAGGGCAACGGCTGATAAATACCTCTCCCAGCCAACCATTCAAGTTACAGATGATAACTATATGGAGGTCATGGAAGTTCTCTATGACTATCCTCAAGAGTTTGAAGGAAAGAAAATCGAGTTTACAGGCTTTGTCTATAACGATCCTAGCCATCCAGATAGCCAGTTCCTCTTTCGCTTTGGGATTATCCACTGTATCGCAGACTCTGGTGTATATGGACTCTTGACCAAGGGAAACTCACGCCAGTATCCTGACAATATCTGGATTACCGCTAGAGGAACCCTGACCCTACACTACCATAAAGAACTCAAACAAAAACTCCCAACACTGGAAGTTGAGAGTTTCACCAAAGTAGACAAACCAGAAAATCCTTATGTCTATCGTGTGTTTTAA
- a CDS encoding SprT family protein, whose amino-acid sequence MKLTEYVQSVSLEDFGRPFTHQAQWNPRLRTTGGRFFPKDGHLDFNPKVYNELGLEVFRKIVRHELCHYHLYFQKKGYRHKDRDFKELLKEVDGLRFVPPLKDKSTYLAYQCKSCQQCYQRKRRIDTKRYRCGICRGKLVILNRPKD is encoded by the coding sequence ATGAAACTGACTGAGTACGTTCAGTCTGTTTCACTCGAAGACTTTGGTAGGCCTTTCACACACCAAGCCCAGTGGAATCCTCGTCTGCGAACGACAGGTGGACGATTTTTCCCCAAGGATGGGCATTTGGATTTTAATCCCAAGGTTTATAATGAACTAGGTTTGGAAGTCTTTCGCAAGATTGTACGCCATGAACTCTGTCACTATCACCTTTATTTTCAGAAAAAGGGGTATCGCCATAAGGATCGAGATTTTAAGGAACTTTTGAAAGAAGTGGATGGACTGCGCTTTGTACCACCTTTGAAAGACAAAAGTACCTACCTAGCCTATCAGTGCAAATCCTGCCAGCAATGCTATCAACGTAAGAGAAGAATCGACACCAAGCGCTATCGCTGTGGCATCTGCCGAGGTAAACTCGTCATCTTAAATCGGCCTAAGGACTGA
- a CDS encoding AI-2E family transporter: MANENKTFELQSSEIDFDYEQLLEIENSLENNLKDVVEHIEQLDIDREKLQNNEYLQESIENIVWEQVQLQLATQIGEEFIKDNNGQTLDLRKDAHIQTAENFENGKLATHNRDVDYQERYDNWQAKFQRDDKGNIKTHTTRSGKIENTIKKDAREFLDKNRPRGSKAKGTDMDHTISAGEIIRDSRVNAFMDENQQYAFANSDINLNEMRSSVNRAKGSKSVPDYLDYPNSKGQYAKDNQNLSESEIKHMKEKYNHAKDDLDNKVNEAEKRAIKSGKKSRRDEALKVSGKALKAAIFQLLSEFLKEIIKKFIVWLSEKHKNFNSFLEKLKEAVSSFVSILSKHILNVGKSILTMLVTSIFGTVGEVFLKIWTFIKQGWSSLKDAIDYLNNPENSSKDINIIILELGKIITSGIIVTGGLALGETIGKSLITIAPPLAVEIPILGSIASVIGTFMGATVAGITGAFVLKMIDQQIVNRQITELSSKKIDQNNEMLVIQDQLLDVKSIKLQAEKDSVINTIKERHDMAASIMKEKLSDIFSESRTDDKSDFDEIDSLLQELLD, encoded by the coding sequence ATGGCTAACGAAAATAAAACGTTCGAATTACAAAGTTCTGAAATTGACTTTGACTATGAACAGTTACTTGAAATAGAAAATTCTTTAGAAAATAACCTTAAGGATGTTGTTGAACACATAGAGCAACTTGATATAGATAGAGAAAAATTACAAAATAATGAATACCTTCAAGAATCTATTGAAAATATAGTCTGGGAGCAAGTACAACTTCAACTTGCTACCCAAATAGGTGAAGAGTTTATTAAAGATAACAATGGTCAAACTCTAGATTTACGAAAAGATGCACATATACAAACTGCTGAAAATTTTGAAAATGGAAAACTAGCAACTCATAATAGAGATGTCGATTATCAAGAAAGATACGATAATTGGCAAGCAAAATTTCAAAGAGACGATAAAGGAAACATAAAAACTCATACTACCAGATCTGGAAAAATTGAAAATACTATAAAAAAAGATGCGAGAGAATTTTTAGATAAAAATAGACCAAGAGGTTCAAAAGCAAAAGGAACTGATATGGATCATACCATTTCTGCTGGTGAAATCATTCGTGACAGTAGAGTTAATGCTTTTATGGATGAAAATCAACAATATGCTTTTGCTAATAGTGATATTAATCTAAACGAGATGAGGTCTAGTGTAAATCGTGCTAAAGGTTCTAAATCTGTACCGGATTATCTCGATTACCCAAATTCTAAAGGTCAGTATGCCAAAGACAATCAAAATTTATCCGAATCAGAAATAAAACATATGAAAGAGAAGTACAATCATGCTAAAGATGATTTGGACAATAAAGTAAATGAAGCAGAGAAGCGAGCTATAAAATCTGGTAAAAAATCACGACGTGACGAGGCTTTAAAAGTTTCAGGAAAAGCTTTGAAGGCTGCAATTTTCCAACTTTTATCAGAATTTTTAAAAGAAATTATCAAGAAATTTATAGTTTGGTTGAGTGAAAAGCATAAGAATTTCAATTCATTCCTTGAGAAATTAAAAGAAGCTGTTTCTTCTTTTGTTTCAATTTTATCAAAGCATATTTTAAATGTTGGTAAATCAATCTTAACAATGCTTGTAACTTCTATTTTTGGAACAGTTGGTGAAGTATTTTTAAAGATTTGGACATTTATAAAACAGGGATGGTCATCTCTAAAAGATGCTATTGACTATTTGAATAACCCTGAAAATAGTTCCAAAGATATTAATATTATTATTCTCGAACTTGGTAAAATAATAACTTCGGGTATAATAGTTACCGGAGGGCTAGCTTTAGGTGAAACAATCGGAAAATCTCTCATTACTATTGCACCTCCACTTGCAGTAGAAATACCTATTCTTGGTTCTATAGCTAGTGTTATTGGAACATTTATGGGGGCTACTGTCGCTGGTATAACAGGCGCTTTTGTATTAAAAATGATTGATCAGCAAATTGTCAATAGGCAGATTACTGAACTAAGTTCTAAGAAAATTGATCAAAATAATGAAATGTTAGTCATTCAAGATCAATTACTAGATGTAAAGAGCATAAAGCTTCAAGCAGAAAAAGATTCTGTTATCAATACTATTAAGGAAAGACATGATATGGCTGCTTCAATAATGAAAGAAAAGTTATCAGATATTTTTTCTGAGTCTAGGACAGACGATAAAAGTGACTTTGATGAGATTGATAGTTTATTACAAGAATTATTAGATTAG